The following are from one region of the Actinopolyspora halophila DSM 43834 genome:
- the cysC gene encoding adenylyl-sulfate kinase: MDFSGATLWLTGLPGAGKSTIAEAVGESLRGRGARVEILDGDRLRTNLSADLGFSAADRAEHVRRTGFVARLLAANGVTVLVPVIAPYSEVRSGVREQHEAHGCPYFEVHVATPATECMRRDPKGLYRRAASGELSGLTGYDAEYQEPNDPDLRLDTTATDIATARDTVLGMLARAVTAPAHLSFTEGDEEVLDGEQRLYSL, encoded by the coding sequence ATGGATTTCTCGGGAGCTACGCTCTGGTTGACCGGTTTACCCGGGGCGGGCAAGTCCACCATCGCCGAAGCCGTGGGGGAGAGCCTTCGTGGGCGGGGCGCGCGAGTGGAGATCCTCGACGGGGATCGTTTGCGCACCAACCTGTCGGCCGATCTCGGATTCAGCGCGGCTGATCGGGCGGAGCACGTCCGCCGTACAGGGTTCGTGGCCAGGTTGCTGGCCGCGAACGGGGTCACTGTTCTCGTGCCGGTGATAGCGCCCTACTCGGAGGTGCGTTCCGGCGTGCGCGAACAGCACGAGGCGCACGGGTGTCCTTACTTCGAGGTGCACGTGGCGACTCCGGCGACGGAGTGCATGCGCCGCGATCCCAAGGGGCTTTACAGGCGTGCCGCTTCCGGGGAGCTGTCCGGCCTCACCGGATACGACGCCGAGTACCAGGAGCCCAACGACCCGGATCTGAGGTTGGACACCACCGCCACCGACATAGCCACGGCACGGGACACCGTGCTGGGGATGTTGGCGCGTGCCGTGACCGCGCCCGCGCATTTGTCCTTCACGGAAGGTGACGAGGAGGTCCTCGACGGGGAGCAGCGGCTGTACTCGCTGTGA
- a CDS encoding CoA transferase subunit A, translating to MARILQLDTAVAELVDDGDTVALEGFTHLIPVAAGHEIIRQRTRNLTLVRMTPDVIYDQLIGAGCADKLVFSWGGNPGVGSLHRFRDAVQHSWPVPLEIEEHSHAGMANRYVAGASGLPFAVLRGYAGTDLPNHTDTISTVRCPFTGEELAAVAALSPDVGIVHAQRADRAGNVQLWGITGVQKETVLASARSLVTVEEVVDELPEQPGAMVLPTWAVTAVAEVPGGAHPSYAQGYYERDNGYYQDWDAIGRDRERFREWLDTEIHGAERSAR from the coding sequence GTGGCACGCATTTTGCAGCTCGACACGGCGGTGGCCGAGCTAGTCGACGACGGAGACACCGTCGCCCTGGAAGGATTCACGCATCTCATTCCGGTCGCGGCGGGACACGAGATCATCCGACAACGGACCAGGAACCTGACGCTGGTCAGGATGACCCCCGACGTGATCTACGATCAGCTCATCGGGGCCGGGTGCGCGGACAAGCTCGTCTTCTCCTGGGGCGGCAATCCCGGAGTGGGCTCGTTGCACCGGTTCAGGGACGCGGTACAGCACTCCTGGCCCGTGCCGTTGGAGATCGAGGAGCACAGCCACGCCGGCATGGCCAATCGTTACGTGGCGGGGGCTTCCGGGCTGCCTTTCGCGGTGCTGCGTGGCTACGCGGGCACCGATCTGCCGAACCACACCGACACGATCAGCACGGTCCGCTGCCCCTTCACGGGGGAGGAACTGGCCGCCGTCGCGGCCCTCAGTCCGGACGTCGGCATCGTCCACGCCCAACGCGCGGACCGGGCGGGCAACGTACAGCTCTGGGGCATCACGGGAGTGCAGAAGGAAACCGTGCTCGCCTCGGCGCGGTCGCTGGTGACCGTCGAGGAGGTGGTCGACGAGCTGCCGGAACAACCGGGGGCCATGGTCCTGCCGACCTGGGCGGTCACCGCGGTGGCCGAGGTTCCCGGAGGCGCGCACCCCTCCTACGCCCAGGGGTACTACGAGAGGGACAACGGCTACTACCAGGACTGGGACGCGATCGGCCGGGACCGGGAGCGGTTCCGGGAATGGTTGGACACCGAGATTCACGGTGCGGAGAGGAGCGCACGATGA
- a CDS encoding CoA-transferase subunit beta: protein MSSPRPDSATGGEFTSDEMMTVAAARSLRDEAVCFVGIGLPSTAANLARRTHAPGLVLIYESGTLGAEPERLPLSIGDGVLAETADSVVGVPEIFNYWLQPGRVDVGFLGGAQVDRYGNINTTVIGDDYHDPKVRLPGAGGAPEIATSCGEVLIVMRHNPKAFVSAVDFVTSVGHGRDGRAREQLGLPGKGPVRVITDLGVLEPEPATGELILSRVAPEVGVEEVRAATGWPLRTADEVGMQEPPTERELTILRELKATVGNGESS from the coding sequence ATGAGCAGTCCTCGACCCGATTCCGCAACCGGGGGCGAGTTCACCTCGGACGAGATGATGACCGTGGCCGCCGCCCGCTCGTTGCGTGACGAGGCGGTGTGTTTCGTCGGTATCGGACTGCCGAGCACGGCGGCCAACCTCGCGCGGCGCACCCACGCTCCGGGACTGGTGCTGATCTACGAGTCCGGCACCCTCGGCGCCGAACCGGAACGGCTGCCGCTGTCGATCGGGGACGGTGTTCTCGCGGAGACCGCCGATTCCGTGGTCGGTGTTCCCGAGATCTTCAACTACTGGTTGCAGCCGGGCAGGGTCGACGTCGGTTTTCTCGGCGGTGCTCAGGTGGATCGTTACGGCAATATCAACACCACCGTCATCGGGGATGACTACCACGATCCGAAGGTCCGTCTTCCCGGTGCGGGAGGCGCGCCGGAGATCGCCACTTCCTGCGGTGAGGTGCTCATCGTGATGCGGCACAATCCGAAGGCGTTCGTCTCCGCGGTGGACTTCGTCACCTCTGTGGGACACGGCCGGGACGGCCGTGCGCGCGAACAGCTGGGACTGCCGGGCAAGGGACCGGTGCGGGTGATCACCGACCTCGGCGTGCTGGAGCCGGAGCCCGCGACCGGGGAACTGATCCTGAGCCGGGTCGCGCCCGAGGTCGGGGTGGAAGAGGTGCGCGCTGCCACCGGCTGGCCGCTGCGCACCGCTGACGAGGTGGGAATGCAGGAGCCGCCCACCGAGCGGGAGTTGACGATCCTGCGGGAACTGAAGGCAACCGTCGGGAACGGAGAGTCGTCTTGA
- a CDS encoding thiolase family protein: MSNEVYVLDAVRTPVGRYGKGLAEVRPDDLAAHTVRALLDRSPDLDPARVCDVLFGDANGAGEDNRNVARMAALLAGLPTSVPGATVNRLCGSGLEAVIEASRFVQAGDGDVVLAGGVESMSRAPWVLQKPERAYPRGHETLHSTTLGWRMVNPEMPPEWTISLGESAEILADRYGITRADQDAFAARSHERAAAAWRDGLFADEVAPVPGTELTEDEGVRTDSSPEKLGKLKPVFRSGGTVTAGNSSPMNDGAAAVLLGSERGAEQAGAEPLARVVSRGVAAVDPDVFGIGPVEAARTALERAGIGWGDLSAVELNEAFAAQSLACLAEWPELDPEIVNQRGGAIAIGHPLGASGARILTTLAHQLRRAGGGWGLAAICIGVGQGLAVVLHA; encoded by the coding sequence TTGAGCAACGAGGTATACGTACTCGACGCGGTACGCACCCCGGTGGGGCGTTACGGCAAGGGACTCGCCGAGGTCCGCCCCGACGACCTCGCCGCGCACACCGTCAGGGCACTGCTGGACAGGAGTCCCGACCTGGACCCGGCCCGGGTGTGCGACGTGCTGTTCGGCGATGCCAACGGGGCGGGCGAGGACAACCGCAACGTGGCGCGGATGGCGGCGCTGCTGGCCGGGCTGCCGACCAGCGTCCCCGGGGCCACGGTCAACCGGTTGTGCGGCTCGGGACTGGAAGCCGTCATCGAGGCGAGCAGGTTCGTGCAGGCCGGTGACGGGGACGTGGTGCTGGCGGGCGGAGTCGAGTCGATGAGCCGCGCGCCGTGGGTGCTGCAGAAGCCGGAGCGCGCTTACCCGCGGGGACACGAAACGCTGCACTCCACGACGCTGGGGTGGCGCATGGTCAACCCCGAGATGCCGCCGGAATGGACCATCTCCCTGGGGGAGAGCGCGGAGATCCTGGCGGACCGTTACGGGATCACCCGCGCGGATCAGGACGCGTTCGCCGCGCGCAGTCACGAGCGGGCCGCTGCCGCCTGGCGCGACGGTCTCTTCGCCGACGAGGTGGCCCCGGTTCCCGGGACCGAGCTCACCGAGGACGAGGGGGTCAGGACGGACTCCTCACCGGAAAAGCTCGGCAAGCTCAAACCGGTCTTCCGCTCGGGGGGAACGGTCACGGCGGGCAATTCCTCCCCGATGAACGACGGTGCCGCCGCAGTGCTGCTCGGTAGCGAGCGGGGCGCCGAGCAGGCCGGTGCCGAACCGCTGGCACGGGTCGTCAGCAGGGGTGTCGCGGCAGTGGACCCCGACGTCTTCGGCATCGGTCCGGTGGAGGCCGCGCGCACCGCGCTGGAGCGCGCCGGGATCGGCTGGGGCGATCTGAGCGCGGTCGAGCTCAACGAGGCGTTCGCGGCGCAGTCGTTGGCCTGCTTGGCGGAGTGGCCCGAGCTCGACCCGGAGATCGTCAATCAGCGGGGCGGTGCGATCGCCATCGGCCACCCGCTCGGAGCCTCGGGGGCACGCATCCTCACCACGCTGGCGCATCAACTGCGCCGCGCCGGAGGCGGTTGGGGGCTCGCCGCGATCTGCATCGGGGTCGGTCAGGGTCTTGCCGTCGTGCTGCACGCGTGA
- the pcaH gene encoding protocatechuate 3,4-dioxygenase subunit beta, producing MSTDSIEGQAGRLLLPSYARDDSSHPALDTPEYKSTSLRHPSQPLQRLPQNLTEVTGPVLGHERVSETDHDLTIQHDDEPLGERIVVSGRVLDSDGKPVPDTLVEVWQANAAGRYRHAGDRHPAPLDPNFSGVGRCVTDEHGRYRFVTIKPGAYPWRNHDNAWRPAHIHFSLFGRAFTQRLVTQMYFPGDPLFYQDPIFNSVRDPKARERMICEFDLDSTVPEWALSYHFDIVLRGSGATPFENEEDDDDD from the coding sequence ATGTCCACTGACTCGATCGAGGGGCAGGCAGGCCGGCTGCTGTTGCCCAGCTACGCGCGTGACGACTCCAGCCATCCGGCTCTGGACACCCCCGAGTACAAGTCCACGTCACTGCGTCACCCGAGCCAGCCACTTCAACGTTTACCGCAGAACCTCACCGAGGTCACCGGACCGGTGCTCGGCCACGAGCGGGTGTCCGAAACCGACCACGACCTGACGATCCAGCACGACGACGAGCCACTGGGCGAGCGGATCGTGGTCAGTGGACGAGTGCTCGACTCGGACGGGAAACCCGTGCCGGACACCCTGGTCGAGGTCTGGCAGGCCAACGCCGCGGGCCGGTACCGGCACGCGGGTGACCGGCACCCGGCCCCGCTGGACCCGAACTTCTCCGGTGTCGGCCGCTGCGTGACCGACGAGCACGGTCGCTACCGGTTCGTCACCATCAAGCCCGGTGCCTATCCGTGGCGAAACCACGACAACGCCTGGCGCCCGGCGCACATCCATTTCTCGCTGTTCGGGCGCGCCTTCACGCAGCGGCTGGTCACCCAGATGTACTTTCCCGGCGACCCGTTGTTCTACCAGGACCCGATCTTCAACTCGGTGCGCGACCCGAAGGCGCGCGAGCGGATGATCTGCGAGTTCGATCTGGACAGCACGGTCCCGGAATGGGCGTTGTCGTACCACTTCGACATCGTGCTGCGCGGTAGCGGGGCGACGCCGTTCGAGAACGAGGAGGACGACGATGACGACTGA
- the pcaG gene encoding protocatechuate 3,4-dioxygenase subunit alpha, which yields MTTEHGEPATTPSQTVGPFFALPDGLPWPDGPEVVGSETDEAFLLRGRLLDGAGEAIPDGLIEIWQADQHGRFDHPDDPRGPSASMRGFGRCATDSDGRFWFRTVRPGALPTPEGEREAPHIDVTVLARGMLARVVTRIYFPDEAANATDPVLSTVDRRRRDTLIAVAEDGGFRFDIRLQGAGETVFFAV from the coding sequence ATGACGACTGAGCACGGCGAGCCCGCGACCACGCCGTCCCAGACGGTGGGGCCCTTCTTCGCGCTGCCGGACGGTTTGCCCTGGCCGGACGGCCCCGAGGTCGTCGGCTCGGAGACCGACGAAGCCTTCCTGCTGCGGGGGCGTCTGCTGGACGGCGCGGGCGAAGCGATCCCGGACGGCCTGATCGAGATATGGCAGGCCGACCAGCACGGTCGGTTCGACCACCCGGACGATCCGCGTGGGCCGAGCGCCTCCATGCGCGGTTTCGGGCGGTGCGCCACCGACTCGGACGGGCGGTTCTGGTTCCGCACGGTCCGACCCGGTGCGCTTCCCACCCCGGAGGGAGAACGGGAGGCCCCGCACATCGACGTGACCGTGCTGGCCCGTGGCATGCTCGCTCGGGTGGTGACCAGGATCTACTTCCCGGACGAGGCGGCCAATGCCACCGACCCCGTGCTGTCCACCGTGGACCGGCGACGTCGCGACACCCTGATCGCGGTTGCCGAGGACGGGGGGTTCCGTTTCGACATCAGGTTGCAGGGCGCGGGCGAGACCGTCTTCTTCGCGGTCTGA
- the pcaB gene encoding 3-carboxy-cis,cis-muconate cycloisomerase, translating to MFTPTFVTERFAACTDRRAWLAAMLDFEAALARAQADVGVLDPGVAERIARECVVDGFDVDSIAERAADSATPVIPLVGDLTERVPEDASGWVHRGATSQDVVDTAAMLVSRTALDLLLEELHGVADECARLTREHRDTVMTGRSLLQQALPTTFGRKTASWLGGVVDATESVSRVRRDRLAVQFGGPVGTLATLGTSGIPVAAALAERLGLAEPVLPWHTERTRTGELASALGTVAGTLGKIALDVKLSAQTELGELSEGHSGGSSAMPHKRNPVRAVRVTAAARRVPGLVATLLSAMPQEHERGAGDWQAEWEPLTELLRLTGSAASLTREMLADLRVNTTAMRTNLDVTKGALLAERVSAVLAPELGARRAKELVTGLVNRIGDNEGGLRAELLEDPTVRSVLSEEAVLEVTDPEGYLGSAEGFVDRALDAYTRWKETSAGDSGL from the coding sequence TTGTTCACCCCCACGTTCGTCACCGAACGATTCGCCGCGTGCACCGACCGCCGCGCGTGGTTGGCCGCCATGCTCGACTTCGAAGCCGCTTTGGCCCGCGCGCAGGCCGATGTCGGAGTGCTCGACCCGGGAGTCGCCGAGCGGATCGCCCGTGAGTGCGTGGTGGACGGGTTCGACGTCGACTCGATCGCCGAGCGCGCGGCGGACTCGGCGACACCGGTGATCCCGTTGGTCGGCGATCTGACCGAACGGGTGCCGGAGGACGCGTCAGGTTGGGTGCATCGGGGGGCCACGAGTCAGGACGTCGTGGACACCGCCGCCATGCTGGTGTCTCGCACGGCCCTGGACCTGCTGTTGGAGGAGCTGCACGGCGTGGCCGACGAGTGCGCGCGGCTCACGCGGGAGCACCGGGACACCGTGATGACCGGCCGGAGCCTGCTGCAACAGGCGCTGCCGACCACTTTCGGGAGGAAGACCGCGAGCTGGCTCGGCGGGGTGGTCGACGCGACCGAGTCGGTGTCGCGGGTGCGGCGGGACCGGCTCGCCGTCCAGTTCGGGGGACCGGTGGGAACGCTGGCCACGCTGGGAACGAGCGGAATTCCGGTCGCTGCCGCGCTGGCCGAACGGCTCGGTCTGGCCGAGCCGGTGCTTCCCTGGCACACCGAGCGTACGAGGACGGGGGAGCTGGCCTCCGCCCTGGGAACCGTGGCCGGAACGCTCGGAAAGATCGCTCTGGACGTCAAGCTGAGCGCTCAGACCGAGTTGGGTGAGCTCTCCGAGGGACACTCCGGTGGTTCCTCGGCGATGCCGCACAAGCGGAACCCGGTCCGGGCCGTTCGCGTGACGGCCGCGGCTCGGCGGGTTCCCGGCCTGGTCGCCACGTTGCTCTCGGCCATGCCCCAGGAGCACGAGCGAGGCGCGGGGGACTGGCAGGCCGAGTGGGAACCGCTCACGGAGCTGTTGCGGCTCACGGGTTCCGCCGCTTCGCTGACCAGGGAGATGTTGGCCGACCTGCGGGTGAACACCACGGCCATGCGCACCAATCTGGACGTCACCAAGGGGGCGCTGCTCGCCGAGCGCGTCTCCGCGGTCCTCGCACCGGAGCTCGGTGCGCGACGGGCCAAGGAACTGGTCACCGGGCTGGTGAACAGGATCGGGGACAACGAGGGCGGACTGCGGGCGGAACTGCTCGAGGACCCGACGGTGCGTTCGGTGTTGTCCGAGGAGGCCGTGCTGGAGGTGACCGACCCGGAGGGATACCTGGGGTCGGCCGAGGGATTCGTCGATCGTGCGCTGGATGCGTACACGCGTTGGAAGGAGACGAGTGCCGGTGATTCCGGACTATGA
- the pcaD gene encoding 3-oxoadipate enol-lactonase — MIPDYELTGPPQAPVVVLSNSLGTDRTMWDAQLPALSARFRVLRYDQRGHGKTPATSGPYDLELLGRDVLDLLDHLELGRVHFAGVSLGGMTGMWLACNAPERIDRLALLCTSAALGAASDWRERAEFVRANGTSAMVQSTLQRWFTPELASGQDVSAKYGAMIAATDDEGYAGCCEAIATMELDERLGEITAPTLVVAGYDDPATPPEHAERIAGGVAGARLKVLENAAHLANVERSEQVDRLLDEHFAGGEQRMSVGAEGAAGEEVVQDRTGTGTAVRRQVLGDAHVDRANERTTEFTAPFQDFITRYAWGELWASEEMDRPTRSCVTLAILAATGNHDELAMHVRAARRNGVAVETIRQVLMHVAVYAGVPKANSAFALADRILSEEGEQSGA; from the coding sequence GTGATTCCGGACTATGAACTGACCGGTCCGCCGCAGGCCCCGGTGGTGGTGCTGTCCAACTCGCTGGGCACGGACCGGACGATGTGGGACGCGCAGCTTCCCGCCCTGTCCGCGCGGTTCCGGGTGCTGCGTTACGACCAGCGCGGTCACGGAAAGACCCCGGCCACGTCCGGTCCCTACGACCTGGAGCTGCTCGGACGTGACGTGCTCGATCTGCTGGATCACCTCGAGCTCGGAAGGGTCCACTTCGCCGGTGTCTCGCTCGGGGGGATGACCGGCATGTGGTTGGCGTGCAACGCGCCGGAACGGATCGACCGGCTCGCCCTGCTGTGCACCTCCGCGGCCCTGGGGGCCGCGTCCGACTGGCGGGAGCGTGCGGAGTTCGTGCGGGCGAACGGCACCTCGGCGATGGTGCAGTCCACTCTGCAGCGCTGGTTCACGCCCGAACTGGCTTCCGGGCAGGACGTGTCCGCCAAGTACGGTGCGATGATCGCGGCCACCGACGACGAGGGCTACGCGGGGTGCTGCGAGGCCATCGCGACGATGGAGCTGGACGAGCGGTTGGGAGAGATCACCGCTCCCACGCTCGTGGTGGCGGGATATGATGATCCGGCGACACCGCCCGAGCACGCCGAACGCATCGCCGGGGGGGTCGCCGGTGCGCGACTGAAGGTGTTGGAAAACGCCGCGCACCTGGCCAATGTGGAGCGGTCCGAGCAGGTCGATCGTCTGCTGGATGAGCATTTCGCGGGTGGGGAACAGCGTATGTCCGTCGGTGCCGAGGGAGCTGCCGGTGAGGAGGTCGTCCAGGACAGGACCGGAACCGGAACGGCAGTTCGCAGACAGGTGCTCGGCGACGCCCACGTCGACCGTGCCAACGAGCGGACCACGGAGTTCACCGCGCCCTTCCAGGACTTCATCACCCGCTACGCTTGGGGGGAGCTCTGGGCCTCGGAGGAGATGGACCGGCCGACCCGCAGCTGTGTCACCCTCGCGATCCTGGCGGCGACCGGCAATCACGACGAGCTCGCGATGCACGTTCGAGCGGCTCGGCGCAACGGCGTGGCCGTGGAGACCATCAGGCAGGTGCTGATGCACGTGGCCGTCTACGCCGGTGTGCCCAAGGCCAACAGCGCCTTCGCGCTCGCCGACCGGATATTGTCCGAAGAGGGCGAACAGAGCGGTGCTTGA
- a CDS encoding IclR family transcriptional regulator, with amino-acid sequence MEPEAESGVGPVQSLARGLMVIRAFDETRPEMTLSEVARTTGLSRASTRRFLHTLVQLGYVWTDGRLFALTPRVLELGFSYLSSLSLPEIAQPHLERLTAQVHESVSVSVLDGDEIVYVGRVPTSRIMTVAINIGTRFPAYATSMGRVLLASLDEEELAKYLDRVRPEPLAPQTVTSAGELRRELERIRSQGWAIVDQELEAGLRSVAAPIRDRSDRVVAAVNVSSHASRTGPEQAREELLPPLLETAARIEADLRVAPQAGSSAR; translated from the coding sequence ATGGAGCCAGAGGCCGAGTCCGGCGTGGGGCCGGTGCAGTCCTTGGCCCGTGGACTCATGGTGATCCGCGCCTTCGACGAGACACGTCCGGAGATGACCCTCAGCGAGGTCGCCCGCACCACCGGGCTCTCCCGCGCCTCCACCCGTCGTTTTCTGCACACCCTCGTGCAGCTGGGCTACGTCTGGACCGACGGTCGGCTGTTCGCGCTGACCCCCAGGGTGCTCGAACTCGGTTTCTCCTACCTGTCCAGCCTGTCCCTGCCGGAGATCGCCCAGCCCCACCTGGAGCGGTTGACCGCCCAGGTGCACGAGTCGGTGTCGGTGTCGGTGCTCGACGGGGACGAGATCGTCTACGTGGGGCGGGTGCCGACTTCGCGGATCATGACCGTGGCCATCAACATCGGCACCCGCTTTCCGGCCTATGCCACTTCGATGGGGCGGGTGCTGCTGGCGAGCCTCGACGAGGAGGAGCTGGCGAAGTACCTGGACCGTGTTCGTCCGGAACCGTTGGCTCCCCAGACCGTGACCAGCGCGGGGGAGCTGCGCCGTGAACTGGAGCGCATCCGCTCCCAGGGGTGGGCGATCGTCGACCAGGAACTGGAGGCGGGACTGCGTTCGGTGGCCGCCCCCATCCGGGACCGCTCCGACCGGGTGGTGGCTGCCGTGAACGTTTCCTCGCACGCCAGCAGGACCGGTCCCGAGCAGGCGCGCGAGGAGCTCCTTCCGCCGTTGTTGGAGACGGCGGCCAGGATCGAGGCCGATCTGCGGGTGGCTCCGCAGGCCGGCAGCAGCGCGCGGTGA